A section of the Veillonella criceti genome encodes:
- the brnQ gene encoding branched-chain amino acid transport system II carrier protein, protein MNTENVKLSNRAYIAIGLMLFALFFGAGNLIFPASLGQQAGENIWWAVLGFIVTGVGLPLLGVMAMGYSGSKDVQALASRVHPVYGFIYTVLLYLTIGPAFAIPRTGTVSYEIAVKPFLGSGATDMSQTIFLMVFFLLTLWLSINPAKLVDRIGKVLTPLLLLSICALIIKSLVTPMGSYQAPTDAYATSGIAVVQGILDGYNTMDALASLVFAILVIDFVKLSGAQTKEEVTSATFKAGLIAVAWLGFVYIFVANIGATSVSQLGILDTGAPVLAESAKLLFGSIGALILAVIVLLACLTTSIGLVTSCSKYFYRVFPGINYKLYAVIFSVVSFFIGMYGLKTIISAAIPVLMFLYPLTIAIIALAFLNNTFQGRQCVYVWTIGLTLISAFVSGCETAEVNLGAFGQWFATYVPFHDVGMGWVTFTVAGLIIGFIHKTLVSKPQVHGEEEKSVA, encoded by the coding sequence ATGAATACGGAAAATGTTAAATTAAGCAATCGAGCCTACATAGCTATTGGCTTGATGTTGTTTGCTCTATTCTTTGGAGCTGGTAATCTAATTTTCCCTGCGTCCTTAGGACAACAAGCGGGTGAAAATATTTGGTGGGCTGTTTTAGGCTTCATCGTCACAGGGGTAGGTTTGCCATTGCTTGGTGTTATGGCTATGGGCTACTCTGGATCGAAGGACGTACAGGCATTAGCAAGTCGAGTACATCCTGTGTATGGTTTTATTTATACGGTATTATTATATTTGACAATTGGACCAGCGTTCGCTATTCCGCGTACAGGTACAGTATCCTATGAAATTGCAGTAAAACCATTTTTAGGTAGTGGCGCTACTGATATGTCACAGACGATTTTTTTAATGGTGTTCTTCTTACTTACTCTTTGGTTGTCAATTAATCCGGCTAAATTAGTCGATCGTATTGGTAAAGTCTTAACGCCATTGTTGTTACTTAGTATTTGTGCATTGATTATTAAATCATTGGTAACGCCAATGGGGTCTTATCAAGCTCCAACGGATGCGTATGCTACTTCGGGGATTGCTGTTGTACAAGGTATTTTAGATGGCTATAATACGATGGATGCGTTAGCTTCTTTAGTATTTGCTATTCTTGTTATTGATTTTGTTAAATTATCTGGGGCACAAACGAAAGAGGAAGTTACTTCAGCTACGTTTAAGGCTGGTTTAATTGCGGTAGCTTGGCTTGGTTTTGTATATATTTTTGTGGCTAATATCGGTGCGACCAGTGTAAGTCAACTAGGGATTTTAGATACAGGAGCGCCTGTTTTAGCAGAAAGTGCTAAGTTATTATTTGGTAGTATTGGTGCCCTTATCTTGGCGGTTATTGTATTGTTAGCGTGTTTAACAACTAGTATCGGTCTTGTTACTTCCTGTTCAAAATACTTCTATCGTGTATTCCCAGGGATTAATTACAAATTATATGCTGTTATTTTCTCAGTTGTATCTTTCTTTATTGGGATGTATGGTTTGAAAACTATTATTTCAGCCGCTATCCCTGTGTTAATGTTCTTATATCCATTGACAATTGCTATTATTGCCTTAGCATTTTTGAATAATACATTCCAAGGTCGTCAGTGTGTCTACGTTTGGACTATTGGTTTAACTTTGATTAGTGCATTTGTAAGTGGTTGTGAAACGGCTGAAGTTAATCTTGGTGCCTTTGGTCAATGGTTTGCTACTTATGTACCATTCCATGATGTTGGCATGGGTTGGGTAACATTTACGGTAGCTGGTTTAATTATTGGTTTCATTCATAAAACGCTTGTGTCTAAACCACAAGTCCATGGTGAAGAAGAAAAATCAGTGGCATAA
- a CDS encoding amino acid permease — translation MSWLRRKPLADLTAVAEEKKLSKALSAFDVTLLGLGVIIGTGIFVLTGIGAANYAGPGLMLSFVLAAVTCAFVCLAYSELVAMLPVSGSAYTYTYASLGEFFGWWVGWGLVLEYSVGASAVAGGWSAYLVGILHAAGIDLPHALTAVPHDGGIINLPAVLVVLFATSLLVLGIRESAKVNRVLVLIKVGTIFLFLFLAAPHVDPANWDPFLPYGWQGVTAGTAILFFAYLGVDSLATAAEETKNPKVDMPIGIIASLVICTILYIAVSVVMTGVVPYPQLDTAAPASYVLEYVGMRAGSAIVGTGALCGLSTVLLVMIYAQTRAFYAMSRDGLIPHSLCRIHKKYRTPHIITMIVGVVVALISGFTPIHIVAEMCSAGTLFAFMCSALGIMVLRRVYPDVKRDFRCPAVYVVAPLAIIFCGFVFSQLSAHTIELFVGWSLLGFLIYMGYSRKHSVLGQTNVTNESVSE, via the coding sequence GTGAGTTGGTTGCGTAGGAAGCCGTTGGCTGATTTAACAGCCGTGGCGGAGGAGAAAAAATTATCAAAAGCGCTTAGTGCCTTTGATGTGACGTTACTAGGTCTTGGTGTTATTATTGGAACTGGTATTTTTGTTTTAACTGGTATTGGGGCCGCCAATTATGCAGGGCCTGGTCTCATGTTATCGTTTGTATTAGCTGCTGTCACATGTGCCTTTGTTTGCTTGGCATATAGTGAGCTGGTGGCGATGTTACCTGTATCAGGCAGTGCGTATACATATACCTATGCATCGTTAGGTGAGTTTTTTGGCTGGTGGGTCGGCTGGGGCCTTGTTCTGGAATATTCCGTTGGAGCTAGTGCAGTAGCCGGTGGTTGGTCGGCTTATTTAGTGGGGATATTACATGCAGCAGGCATTGATTTACCACATGCTTTAACGGCCGTCCCTCATGATGGTGGTATCATTAATTTACCAGCTGTGTTGGTAGTCCTTTTTGCTACGAGTCTGCTTGTATTAGGGATTCGTGAAAGTGCAAAAGTAAATCGTGTATTGGTATTGATTAAAGTAGGGACAATTTTTCTATTTTTATTTTTAGCGGCGCCTCATGTTGATCCAGCTAATTGGGATCCATTCTTACCTTATGGGTGGCAAGGGGTGACAGCTGGTACAGCCATTCTTTTCTTTGCGTATTTAGGAGTAGACTCCTTAGCTACGGCCGCTGAAGAAACCAAGAATCCTAAGGTGGATATGCCGATAGGGATTATTGCGTCCCTTGTGATTTGTACGATTTTATATATTGCCGTAAGTGTTGTTATGACAGGTGTAGTACCTTATCCACAATTAGATACGGCAGCGCCCGCTTCGTATGTATTAGAGTATGTAGGGATGAGGGCTGGCTCAGCGATTGTAGGAACAGGTGCTCTTTGTGGGCTATCGACAGTATTGTTGGTTATGATTTATGCACAGACACGCGCTTTCTATGCTATGAGCCGTGATGGGTTAATCCCTCATAGTTTGTGTCGGATTCATAAAAAATATCGTACGCCACATATTATAACCATGATTGTAGGGGTAGTGGTGGCGTTGATTTCAGGATTTACACCTATTCATATAGTCGCTGAAATGTGTTCGGCCGGGACCTTATTCGCTTTTATGTGTTCGGCTTTAGGCATTATGGTGTTACGCCGTGTATATCCTGATGTGAAACGAGATTTTCGCTGTCCTGCTGTATATGTGGTAGCACCGTTGGCGATTATCTTTTGTGGTTTTGTATTTTCTCAGTTATCAGCTCATACTATCGAGCTCTTTGTGGGGTGGAGTCTGTTAGGGTTCTTAATTTATATGGGCTACAGCCGTAAACATAGTGTGTTAGGGCAAACGAACGTGACTAATGAGAGTGTATCAGAATAG